Proteins found in one Actinomycetota bacterium genomic segment:
- a CDS encoding type II secretion system F family protein, producing MDGRGAARAGCRPCRGRGSGVDQPHGVHAHRGHRASGIGAAAGGGNPHHPAHRGGAAVMPSPTALMATAAILSAAIGWIVLRRNRAPLPEHVLPRQVALLARLPVPARLRTAIAGQPNADALVAAGLAADIAGLALVRARAGGAVAGFIAGAVLGVVALPLVALAAPGAVLGRLAPDRAVARQARARRVNIVDALPDLLDLMVICVEAGMALDPALALAADRLGGSLGEEVRATLADQALGTPRREAYRALAARTASEDVGRLVASLLQAEELGTPLATALAGQAEALRAARRQRARDRAARAAPRIQLVVALVMVPGAMLLVLGVMVVEMAAQVGIAIGGP from the coding sequence ATGGATGGTCGCGGCGCTGCCCGTGCTGGGTGCCGCCCTTGCCGAGGCCGCGGCTCCGGGGTTGATCAGCCGCACGGCGTCCACGCCCACCGGGGCCATCGTGCTTCTGGCATCGGTGCTGCTGCAGGTGGCGGGAATCCTCATCATCCGGCGCATCGCGGCGGTGCGGCCGTGATGCCGTCGCCCACGGCGCTCATGGCGACGGCCGCAATCCTGAGCGCGGCCATCGGGTGGATCGTGCTGCGCCGCAATCGCGCGCCGCTCCCGGAGCATGTGCTGCCGCGGCAGGTGGCCCTTCTCGCACGCCTCCCGGTGCCCGCCCGCCTTCGCACCGCGATCGCAGGCCAGCCGAACGCCGACGCGCTCGTGGCGGCGGGGCTGGCGGCGGACATCGCCGGGCTTGCGCTGGTGCGCGCTCGCGCGGGTGGGGCGGTGGCGGGATTCATTGCCGGCGCGGTGCTGGGCGTGGTGGCGCTTCCCCTTGTCGCCCTCGCGGCCCCGGGCGCGGTGCTCGGACGCCTGGCACCCGACCGCGCCGTGGCGCGGCAGGCGCGTGCCCGGCGGGTCAACATCGTCGATGCGCTGCCCGATCTCCTCGACCTGATGGTGATCTGCGTGGAGGCCGGCATGGCCCTCGACCCGGCTCTTGCGCTAGCCGCCGACCGTCTCGGTGGATCGCTCGGCGAGGAGGTGCGCGCCACCCTCGCCGACCAGGCGCTCGGCACCCCGCGGCGCGAGGCCTACCGGGCGCTGGCGGCGCGCACGGCATCAGAGGACGTCGGTCGACTCGTGGCATCGTTGCTGCAGGCCGAGGAGCTTGGCACCCCGCTGGCCACGGCGCTCGCCGGCCAGGCCGAGGCGCTGCGGGCCGCGCGGCGGCAGCGGGCACGCGATCGCGCGGCGCGGGCGGCCCCGCGCATCCAGTTGGTGGTGGCGCTCGTCATGGTGCCCGGCGCCATGCTGCTGGTGCTGGGAGTGATGGTGGTGGAGATGGCTGCGCAGGTGGGAATCGCGATCGGCGGCCCGTGA
- a CDS encoding CpaF family protein → MSGAPADPALVEEIRASIVRGGLVQAGSATRQAVASLAEDALDDGRHILSSDARGAVVTAVVDAMLGLGPLEPLLRDPDVTEVMVNGHARVWVERAGRIEPVDTRFADSDHLLHVIDRILAPLGRRLDEASPMVDARLPDGSRVNAVVPPLSIDGPVLTVRRFPGERLQGDDLVRLGALSPEMLEALHAAVAARRNILVTGGTGSGKTTTLAALCSAINASERVITIEDAAELRLPLQHVVRLESRPAGVEGRGAVPIRALVRNALRMRPDRIIVGEVRGGEALDMISALTTGHEGSLSTLHASSPHEALRRLVTLALMGDLELPWRAVADQVASAVDLVVHQARDATGARRTVELAEVVRGPDGPDVRRICRWRPAGDGGFVWSPAAARWRDDVRRDAGRARGS, encoded by the coding sequence ATGAGCGGCGCGCCAGCCGATCCGGCACTGGTGGAGGAGATCCGGGCCTCCATCGTGCGCGGTGGCCTCGTGCAGGCGGGCTCGGCCACGCGCCAGGCCGTGGCCTCGCTCGCGGAGGATGCGCTCGACGACGGCCGGCACATCCTGTCGTCCGACGCCCGCGGCGCAGTTGTGACGGCGGTGGTGGACGCCATGCTGGGGCTGGGCCCTCTGGAGCCCCTGCTGCGCGACCCCGATGTCACCGAGGTCATGGTCAACGGCCACGCGCGGGTGTGGGTGGAGCGCGCCGGTCGCATCGAGCCCGTGGATACCCGCTTCGCGGACTCCGACCACCTGCTGCATGTGATCGACCGCATCCTCGCCCCGCTAGGCCGTCGCCTCGACGAGGCCAGCCCGATGGTGGATGCCCGCCTGCCCGACGGCTCCCGCGTGAATGCCGTGGTGCCACCCCTCAGCATCGATGGCCCGGTGCTCACCGTGCGGCGCTTCCCGGGCGAGCGACTGCAGGGCGACGACCTGGTGCGGCTGGGCGCGCTGTCGCCGGAGATGCTCGAGGCCCTGCATGCCGCCGTGGCCGCGCGGCGCAACATCCTGGTCACGGGAGGCACGGGCAGCGGCAAGACCACCACCCTCGCCGCCCTCTGCTCGGCAATCAACGCATCGGAGCGGGTGATCACCATCGAGGACGCCGCTGAGCTGCGCCTTCCACTGCAGCACGTGGTGCGCCTGGAGTCCCGGCCGGCCGGGGTGGAGGGGCGCGGCGCCGTGCCAATCCGTGCGCTCGTGCGCAACGCGCTGCGCATGCGCCCCGATCGGATCATCGTGGGAGAGGTGCGCGGCGGTGAGGCCCTCGACATGATCAGCGCGCTCACCACCGGGCACGAGGGATCGCTGTCCACGCTGCATGCATCGTCCCCGCACGAGGCGCTGCGCCGGCTCGTGACCCTGGCCCTTATGGGCGACCTCGAGCTGCCATGGCGTGCGGTGGCCGACCAGGTGGCAAGCGCGGTCGATCTGGTGGTGCACCAGGCGCGTGACGCCACGGGTGCACGCCGCACCGTGGAACTCGCCGAGGTCGTGCGTGGCCCCGACGGTCCGGACGTGCGCCGCATCTGCCGCTGGCGTCCCGCGGGCGACGGGGGGTTCGTCTGGAGCCCCGCCGCGGCGCGCTGGCGCGATGACGTGCGCCGTGATGCCGGCCGCGCGCGGGGATCGTGA
- a CDS encoding response regulator transcription factor, whose product MIGDVMTTQAPHHSVLLVGPRPASGSLAADLEADRFVVMLAADPDEVKGVLNSACPSAVIVDLDMPSSGGLEAVGLVREGGPDDPWDAAIPVLGVSGACEPHRVVRALERGADEVVGTPVAYVEILARLRALMRRADGEWSAGVLRVDDIVIDRRARRVTISDAPVVLSAKELGLLTALARDPRRVVSKQELLRDVWGYKSMGRTRTVDSHASRLRRKLAAASGGRRYVVNVWGLGYRLVADDA is encoded by the coding sequence ATGATCGGAGATGTCATGACCACGCAGGCTCCCCATCACTCGGTGCTGCTGGTGGGCCCCCGTCCGGCGTCGGGCAGCCTCGCGGCCGACCTGGAGGCCGACCGCTTCGTGGTGATGCTGGCCGCGGACCCCGACGAGGTGAAGGGCGTCCTCAACTCCGCATGCCCGTCGGCGGTGATCGTGGACCTCGACATGCCGTCATCGGGTGGCCTCGAGGCCGTGGGGCTCGTGCGCGAGGGCGGGCCGGACGACCCCTGGGACGCCGCGATTCCCGTGCTCGGCGTGTCGGGCGCATGCGAGCCGCACCGCGTGGTTCGCGCCCTCGAGCGCGGTGCCGATGAGGTGGTGGGCACCCCGGTGGCCTACGTCGAGATCCTGGCCCGATTGCGCGCGCTCATGCGCCGGGCGGACGGCGAGTGGTCGGCAGGCGTGTTGCGCGTGGACGACATCGTGATCGACCGCCGCGCGCGGCGGGTGACCATCTCGGATGCGCCCGTGGTGCTGTCTGCCAAGGAGCTCGGCCTGCTCACCGCGCTGGCACGCGATCCGCGGCGGGTGGTGAGCAAGCAGGAGCTGCTGCGCGATGTGTGGGGCTACAAGTCGATGGGCAGAACCCGCACGGTGGACAGCCACGCGTCGCGCCTGCGGCGCAAGCTCGCGGCCGCGTCGGGCGGACGGCGCTACGTGGTGAACGTCTGGGGGCTCGGCTACCGGCTCGTCGCGGATGATGCCTGA
- the glpX gene encoding class II fructose-bisphosphatase has product MSTNDVHATVPVGLEGHEIVPATDFLRVTEQAALASARWVGQGNRHAADGAAVDAMRKEFSAMPITGEVVIGEGEKDEAPELYVGEVLGTGGMPCEIAVDPLEGTDLVARGDAGAIAVCVIGAPGGVMAAPDMYMQKLCVGANAKGRVDITAPIADTLDTIARCYDRRIRDLSVIVLDRPRHEELIGEVRALGARIKLIPDGDITASMSAAVRGTGDHVYMGIGGSTEGVITAAALECLGGEIQARLWPKDDAQRERLKAFGLEDTDRVLTARDLAPQPMYVLATGVTDGYLLKGVRYFSDGARTHSIVMDLQSRTVRFVDTIHMFSRTPLREIRL; this is encoded by the coding sequence ATGAGCACCAACGATGTTCACGCCACGGTGCCTGTCGGGCTCGAGGGGCACGAGATCGTGCCTGCCACCGACTTCCTGCGCGTCACCGAGCAGGCCGCCCTGGCGTCGGCCCGCTGGGTGGGGCAGGGCAACCGCCACGCCGCCGACGGCGCGGCCGTGGACGCCATGCGCAAGGAGTTCAGCGCCATGCCCATCACCGGCGAGGTGGTCATCGGCGAGGGCGAGAAGGACGAGGCACCCGAGCTCTACGTGGGCGAGGTGCTGGGCACCGGCGGCATGCCGTGCGAGATCGCCGTCGACCCGCTGGAGGGCACCGACCTGGTGGCGCGCGGCGACGCCGGCGCCATCGCCGTGTGCGTCATCGGCGCGCCCGGCGGCGTGATGGCCGCTCCGGACATGTACATGCAGAAGCTCTGCGTGGGCGCCAACGCCAAGGGCCGGGTCGACATAACGGCGCCCATCGCCGACACCCTCGACACCATCGCGCGCTGCTACGACCGGCGCATCCGCGACCTCTCGGTGATAGTGCTCGACCGCCCGCGCCACGAGGAGCTCATCGGGGAGGTCCGGGCCCTCGGCGCACGCATCAAGCTCATCCCCGACGGCGACATCACGGCATCGATGTCGGCGGCCGTGCGCGGCACCGGCGACCACGTGTACATGGGCATCGGCGGCAGCACCGAGGGCGTCATCACCGCGGCCGCGCTCGAGTGCCTGGGCGGGGAGATCCAGGCCCGCTTGTGGCCCAAGGACGACGCCCAGCGCGAGCGCCTGAAGGCCTTCGGCCTCGAGGACACCGACCGCGTGCTCACGGCGCGCGACCTGGCGCCGCAGCCGATGTACGTGCTGGCCACGGGCGTGACCGATGGGTACCTGCTCAAGGGCGTGCGCTACTTCAGCGACGGCGCCAGAACGCACTCCATCGTGATGGACCTGCAATCGCGTACCGTGCGCTTCGTGGACACCATCCACATGTTCAGCCGCACGCCGCTGAGGGAGATCAGGCTATGA
- a CDS encoding fructose-6-phosphate aldolase, protein MKLYIDTANLADIEEIASWGVLSGATTNPTLLSQVEGDEDDIYRKICEIVDGPVSAEVVADDVPTMISEGQRLAAIDPRIVVKLPTSREGLSATSALARDGIRVNMTLCFTANQAILAASAGAAFVSPFVGRYDDINEDGLGHLAEIVEAFAASDFDCEVLAASIRTPVHVMEAARMGSDIATIPPKVFHQMLHHPLTAQGIEKFNEDHAARLSRKDA, encoded by the coding sequence GTGAAGCTGTACATCGACACCGCGAACCTCGCCGATATCGAGGAGATCGCATCGTGGGGGGTGCTGAGCGGCGCCACCACCAACCCGACCCTGCTCTCGCAGGTGGAGGGTGATGAGGACGACATCTACCGGAAGATCTGCGAGATCGTGGACGGCCCGGTGTCGGCCGAGGTGGTGGCCGACGACGTTCCCACAATGATCAGCGAGGGCCAGCGCCTGGCGGCGATCGACCCGCGCATCGTGGTGAAGCTGCCCACCAGCCGCGAGGGGCTCAGCGCCACCTCGGCGCTGGCGCGCGACGGCATCCGCGTGAACATGACCCTATGCTTCACGGCGAACCAGGCGATCCTGGCCGCATCGGCCGGCGCGGCGTTCGTGTCGCCGTTCGTGGGCCGCTACGACGACATCAACGAGGACGGCCTGGGCCACCTGGCGGAGATCGTGGAGGCCTTCGCGGCGTCCGACTTCGACTGCGAGGTGCTGGCCGCGAGCATCCGCACGCCGGTGCACGTGATGGAGGCCGCCCGCATGGGATCGGACATCGCCACCATCCCGCCCAAGGTGTTCCACCAGATGCTGCACCACCCGCTCACGGCCCAGGGCATCGAGAAGTTCAACGAGGACCACGCCGCGCGGCTGTCGCGAAAGGACGCATGA
- a CDS encoding spermine synthase yields MRLRFSLPILVFVAGASTLAAELTGARLLAPWFGASNLVWANVIGLTLIYLSLGYWLGGKMADRYPNPRVLGGVVIVAAVTVAILPLALTPIFQAAQGAFADLSAGAFVASFVGTMLMFLVPITLLGTVSPWAIRLSVKDVETAGSVAGRLYAISTVGSILGTFLPVLVLIPAIGTRATLFLIAGVLALAAVPLLGARAVAAPIVLVAMMALPLGTIKEEPGETVLFEAESPYQYVQVTEKPDGERMLRLNEGWALHSVVPAGGGALTGGYWDAFLTLPLLTQNTNARIAILGNAGGTTARAFRLTWPGVHVDGVEIDPVVTDAGNKYLDMAGPNLTTHEADARFWLAGDRGPFDAIIVDAYRQPYIPFHLSTVEFFEEVRDRLAPHGVVAINVGTPPDQTEVVDRIASTMRSAFPAVLTARYGKFNSVVLGFMDAADAAGARARLASARGDTAEAARILSPLLTEVPAGGKVFTDDLAPVEQMTDGAILDYLNEGAPGV; encoded by the coding sequence GTGCGGCTGCGCTTCTCCCTCCCCATCCTCGTGTTCGTCGCCGGGGCGTCCACCCTGGCCGCCGAGCTCACTGGTGCCCGCCTGCTCGCGCCATGGTTCGGGGCCAGCAACCTGGTGTGGGCGAACGTGATCGGGCTCACGCTCATCTACCTGTCGCTGGGCTACTGGCTGGGCGGCAAGATGGCCGACCGCTACCCCAACCCGCGCGTGCTGGGCGGCGTGGTGATCGTGGCCGCCGTCACCGTGGCAATCCTCCCGCTGGCGCTCACGCCCATCTTCCAGGCGGCTCAGGGGGCGTTTGCCGATCTCTCGGCGGGGGCCTTCGTGGCCTCGTTCGTGGGCACCATGCTCATGTTCCTGGTGCCCATCACCCTGCTCGGCACGGTGTCGCCATGGGCAATCCGCCTCTCGGTGAAGGACGTCGAGACCGCCGGCTCGGTGGCCGGGCGGCTGTATGCGATCTCCACGGTGGGCAGCATCCTCGGCACCTTCCTGCCGGTGCTGGTGCTCATCCCCGCCATCGGTACCCGCGCAACGCTGTTCCTCATCGCGGGGGTGCTGGCGCTGGCCGCGGTGCCGCTGCTGGGCGCGAGGGCCGTGGCGGCGCCCATCGTGCTGGTCGCGATGATGGCCCTGCCGCTCGGCACCATCAAGGAGGAGCCCGGCGAGACGGTGCTGTTCGAGGCCGAGTCGCCGTACCAGTACGTGCAGGTGACCGAGAAGCCTGATGGCGAGCGAATGCTCCGGCTGAATGAGGGCTGGGCGCTGCACTCGGTGGTGCCCGCCGGCGGCGGGGCGCTGACCGGGGGCTACTGGGACGCCTTCCTCACCCTCCCGCTGCTCACGCAGAACACCAATGCCCGCATCGCGATCCTCGGCAACGCCGGCGGCACCACGGCGCGCGCCTTCCGCCTCACGTGGCCCGGGGTGCACGTGGACGGCGTGGAGATCGACCCGGTGGTCACCGACGCGGGCAATAAGTACCTCGACATGGCCGGGCCCAACCTCACCACCCACGAGGCCGACGCCCGCTTCTGGCTGGCCGGCGACCGCGGCCCGTTCGACGCCATCATCGTGGACGCCTACCGCCAGCCGTACATCCCGTTCCACCTCTCCACCGTGGAGTTCTTCGAGGAGGTTCGCGACCGCCTGGCTCCCCACGGCGTGGTGGCCATCAACGTGGGTACCCCGCCCGACCAGACCGAGGTGGTCGACCGCATCGCGTCCACCATGCGCAGCGCGTTCCCCGCGGTGCTCACCGCGCGCTACGGGAAGTTCAACAGCGTGGTGCTGGGCTTCATGGATGCCGCCGATGCCGCAGGCGCCCGCGCGCGCCTGGCCTCCGCCCGGGGCGACACCGCCGAGGCCGCGCGAATCCTCTCCCCCCTGCTCACCGAGGTTCCGGCGGGCGGCAAGGTGTTCACCGACGACCTCGCCCCGGTGGAGCAGATGACCGACGGGGCGATCCTCGACTACCTGAACGAGGGTGCGCCGGGGGTGTAG
- the thrB gene encoding homoserine kinase has translation MGTDAAALTITAPATSANLGPGFDVLALALDLANEVVIRRRPGPLEVHVDGEGAREVPEDGGNLLCRAMLLGLPHLDGLEITCRNRIPLGRGLGSSAAAVCAGLAAANALGDLRWAPSDILARAIELEGHGDNAAACLEGGITAIVPGPRALRVEPPDGLALVVVIPSSRVSTDRARRSMPAEVPVSTAAHSIAATAGLLLTLERGWVDETPEFLEDRLHEPYRGPFCPGLDALKAIDSPGLLGVTVSGSGPSMLIWVTTDGASDVAAAAREVLAGQSVDAQVRVERVAPTGLRARWQ, from the coding sequence ATGGGGACTGACGCCGCCGCGCTCACCATCACGGCGCCCGCCACCTCGGCCAACCTGGGTCCGGGCTTCGACGTGCTGGCCCTGGCGCTCGACCTCGCGAACGAGGTGGTCATCCGCCGCCGCCCCGGACCCCTCGAGGTGCACGTGGACGGCGAGGGGGCGAGGGAGGTGCCCGAGGACGGTGGCAACCTGCTCTGCCGCGCCATGTTGCTCGGCCTGCCCCATCTGGACGGCCTGGAGATCACCTGCCGCAACCGCATCCCCCTCGGCCGCGGCTTGGGGTCGTCCGCCGCGGCGGTGTGCGCAGGCCTTGCCGCCGCCAACGCGCTGGGGGACCTGCGCTGGGCCCCGTCGGACATCCTCGCCCGCGCCATCGAACTCGAGGGCCACGGCGACAACGCCGCGGCTTGCCTGGAGGGCGGCATCACCGCGATCGTGCCCGGTCCCCGCGCGCTTCGCGTCGAGCCGCCGGACGGCCTCGCGCTGGTGGTGGTCATCCCGTCGTCGCGCGTGAGCACCGACCGGGCCCGCCGGTCGATGCCCGCCGAGGTACCCGTCAGCACCGCCGCGCACTCCATCGCGGCCACCGCCGGCCTGCTGCTCACCCTCGAGCGCGGGTGGGTTGATGAGACCCCGGAGTTCCTCGAGGATCGCCTGCACGAGCCCTACCGCGGGCCGTTCTGCCCGGGGCTCGACGCCCTGAAGGCCATCGACTCACCGGGCCTGCTCGGCGTGACGGTGTCGGGGTCGGGCCCCAGCATGCTCATCTGGGTCACCACCGATGGCGCATCTGACGTGGCCGCCGCCGCCCGCGAGGTGCTGGCGGGCCAGTCGGTGGACGCCCAGGTGCGCGTGGAGCGCGTGGCTCCCACCGGCCTCAGGGCCCGCTGGCAGTAG
- a CDS encoding threonine synthase, translated as MTASALRRTPLVERYREFLPMTDATPVISMGEGATPLVRLDKLSECLELDVHVKLEGLNPTGSFKDRGMCFAMSKAVEQGATAVICASTGNTSAAAAAYAARAGLTCAVIIPGGNIALGKLAQALIYGAKVLAVDGNFDDALRIVRELADNHPIALVNSLNPFRLEGQKTAAFEVCDALGDAPDVLCIPVGNAGNISAYWMGFGEYRDAGRSTRLPRMMGFQAEGAAPLVRGEVVNAPETIATAIRIGDPVRGEQAMAAMACSGGGVDSVSDEEILAAYRMLASSEGLFCEPSSASSVAGIIKAHAAGRFTPGERVVCVLTGNGLKDPDTAISQSGGVTEIPADYAAAEKALYGD; from the coding sequence ATGACGGCGTCGGCGCTGCGCCGCACCCCGCTGGTCGAGCGCTACCGCGAGTTCCTGCCGATGACCGACGCCACGCCGGTGATCAGCATGGGCGAGGGCGCCACTCCGCTGGTGCGCCTCGACAAGCTGTCCGAGTGCCTCGAGCTTGACGTGCACGTGAAGCTGGAGGGGCTCAACCCCACCGGGTCGTTCAAGGACCGCGGCATGTGCTTCGCCATGAGCAAGGCCGTGGAGCAGGGTGCCACCGCAGTGATCTGCGCCAGCACCGGCAATACCTCTGCCGCCGCAGCGGCCTACGCCGCGCGCGCGGGCCTCACCTGCGCGGTGATCATCCCCGGCGGCAACATCGCCCTGGGCAAGCTGGCGCAGGCCCTCATCTACGGCGCCAAGGTGCTGGCGGTGGATGGCAACTTCGACGATGCGCTGCGCATCGTGCGCGAGCTGGCCGACAACCACCCCATCGCGCTGGTCAACTCGCTCAACCCCTTCCGGCTCGAGGGACAGAAGACCGCCGCGTTCGAGGTGTGTGACGCCCTGGGCGACGCCCCCGACGTGCTGTGCATCCCGGTGGGCAACGCGGGCAACATCTCGGCCTACTGGATGGGCTTCGGCGAATACCGCGACGCCGGCCGGTCGACCCGCCTGCCGCGCATGATGGGCTTCCAGGCCGAGGGCGCGGCCCCGCTCGTGCGCGGCGAGGTGGTGAACGCCCCCGAGACCATCGCCACGGCGATCCGCATCGGCGACCCGGTGCGCGGCGAGCAGGCCATGGCCGCCATGGCCTGCTCGGGCGGCGGCGTGGACAGCGTGAGCGACGAGGAGATCCTCGCCGCCTACCGCATGCTGGCCAGCAGCGAGGGTCTGTTCTGCGAGCCCTCATCGGCGTCCAGCGTGGCGGGGATCATCAAGGCGCACGCCGCCGGCAGGTTCACCCCGGGTGAGCGCGTGGTGTGCGTGCTCACCGGCAACGGGCTGAAGGACCCGGACACGGCCATCTCCCAGAGCGGTGGGGTCACCGAGATCCCCGCCGACTACGCGGCCGCCGAGAAGGCGCTCTATGGGGACTGA
- a CDS encoding homoserine dehydrogenase produces MMGCGTVGQGVLRILHETAGTIERATGHRIEVVKVLVRDLQADRPGVDPSVLTTDPEEILGDDAIDIIVEVMGGVDPTHEWLLRALGHGTSVVTANKQLLARHGPELLAAAEEGGSEIRFEASVCAAIPVIKVLRESLLAAEIDSVMGIVNGTTNYILSEMRGSGMSYADALGQAQDLGYAEADPIEDVGGADAAAKMAILCSIAFHTRVLIDDVPYSGIDDLQSQDVDMANELGFVMRLLGIARLVDGAVSVRVHPALVPGDHPLAAIDGADNAVLLESSMVRQIMLVGPGAGGTETASAVVSDVLSILGSRPGSFLGGALADAGRPMAADDALESAFYLRLEVADEPGVLARVSSVLGESEVSILTVLQRGEGDSARLVMILHRSPEAQVAEAIGRLAQMPEVTAPPVLIAVVGSGEAPP; encoded by the coding sequence ATGATGGGCTGCGGCACGGTGGGGCAGGGGGTGCTGCGCATCCTGCACGAGACCGCGGGCACCATCGAGCGCGCCACCGGCCACCGCATCGAGGTGGTGAAGGTGCTGGTGCGCGACCTGCAGGCCGACCGCCCGGGCGTCGACCCGTCGGTGCTGACCACCGACCCCGAGGAGATCCTCGGCGACGACGCCATCGACATCATCGTCGAGGTGATGGGCGGGGTGGACCCCACGCACGAGTGGCTGCTGCGGGCACTCGGCCATGGCACCTCGGTTGTCACCGCCAACAAGCAGCTGCTGGCCCGCCACGGCCCCGAGCTCCTCGCCGCCGCCGAGGAGGGCGGCAGCGAGATCCGCTTCGAGGCATCGGTGTGCGCGGCGATTCCCGTGATCAAGGTTCTGCGCGAGAGCCTGCTCGCCGCCGAGATCGACTCGGTCATGGGCATCGTCAACGGCACGACGAACTACATCCTCAGCGAGATGCGGGGGAGCGGCATGTCGTACGCCGATGCCCTCGGCCAGGCGCAGGACCTGGGCTACGCCGAGGCCGACCCCATCGAGGACGTCGGCGGGGCGGATGCCGCGGCGAAGATGGCGATTCTCTGCTCCATCGCCTTTCATACCCGCGTGCTCATCGACGACGTGCCGTACTCGGGAATCGACGACCTGCAGTCGCAGGACGTGGACATGGCGAACGAGCTGGGCTTCGTCATGAGGCTGCTGGGCATCGCGCGCCTGGTGGACGGCGCGGTGTCGGTGCGCGTGCATCCTGCGCTGGTGCCGGGCGACCACCCGCTGGCCGCCATCGACGGCGCCGATAACGCCGTGCTGCTCGAGAGCAGCATGGTGCGGCAGATCATGCTGGTGGGCCCGGGCGCGGGCGGCACCGAGACCGCCTCGGCCGTGGTGAGCGACGTGCTGTCGATCCTCGGCAGCCGCCCCGGGTCGTTCCTGGGCGGCGCGCTCGCCGACGCCGGTCGCCCCATGGCCGCCGACGACGCCCTCGAGAGCGCCTTCTATCTGCGCCTGGAGGTGGCCGACGAGCCCGGCGTGCTGGCGCGGGTGTCGTCGGTGCTGGGCGAGAGCGAAGTGTCGATACTCACCGTGCTGCAGCGGGGCGAGGGCGACAGCGCGCGCCTGGTGATGATCCTGCACCGCAGCCCCGAGGCCCAGGTGGCAGAGGCCATCGGCCGCCTCGCCCAGATGCCGGAGGTCACCGCCCCGCCGGTGCTCATCGCGGTGGTCGGGAGCGGCGAGGCACCGCCATGA
- the lysA gene encoding diaminopimelate decarboxylase: MQPLSQVLPPSATTTPEGHLSVGGCDVVALAEEFGTPLVIYDGGLLRRTMRRYVSAFRAHDAQAEVIYASKAFWAQALLRMAHEESLRVDVASGGELFMALHAGFPADKIVMHGNAKDARELGEALDAMVGLIVVDGLDEIALLDRLAGERGRTQDVLVRVTPGVKPSTHHYISTGQVDSKFGFSLEGGLAAAAVAACRAASNINLVGLHCHIGSQIFEIGAYRLAAQMLAAFVKDQGADDLGIMDMGGGLGIAYTRDDEPPSVEAFADMVMDSVAEEWTSAGLSRPRVMVEPGRSIVGRSGLTVYRVIGTKDIPGVRRYAAVDGGMSDLMRPMLYGATYEALLPARPEAEATEVLRLVGKHCESGDVLIQEAELPPIGPGDLVCLPATGAYGVAMASNYNGVTRPAVVFVDDGEATLVVRRETYAELVARDL, translated from the coding sequence ATGCAGCCGCTTTCACAGGTGCTTCCGCCGTCGGCCACCACGACGCCGGAGGGCCATCTCTCGGTCGGCGGGTGCGACGTGGTCGCGCTCGCCGAGGAGTTCGGGACCCCTCTCGTCATCTACGACGGCGGGCTCCTGCGCCGCACCATGCGCCGGTACGTATCGGCGTTCCGCGCGCACGATGCCCAGGCCGAGGTGATCTACGCCAGCAAGGCCTTCTGGGCCCAGGCGCTGCTGCGCATGGCGCACGAGGAGAGCCTGCGGGTGGACGTGGCCTCGGGCGGCGAGCTGTTCATGGCGCTGCACGCCGGATTCCCCGCCGACAAGATCGTGATGCACGGCAACGCCAAGGACGCCCGCGAGCTGGGCGAGGCGCTTGACGCCATGGTCGGGCTGATCGTGGTGGACGGCCTCGACGAGATCGCCCTGCTCGACCGCCTTGCCGGCGAGCGCGGCCGCACCCAGGACGTGCTGGTGCGCGTGACCCCCGGCGTCAAGCCATCCACCCACCACTACATCTCCACCGGCCAGGTCGACAGCAAGTTCGGGTTCTCGCTCGAGGGCGGCCTGGCCGCCGCCGCCGTGGCCGCCTGCCGCGCGGCGTCCAACATCAACCTGGTGGGCCTGCACTGCCACATCGGCTCGCAGATCTTCGAGATCGGCGCCTATCGCCTGGCCGCCCAGATGCTCGCCGCCTTCGTGAAGGATCAGGGCGCGGACGACCTCGGCATCATGGACATGGGCGGGGGCCTCGGCATCGCCTATACCCGCGACGACGAGCCGCCCTCGGTGGAGGCCTTCGCCGACATGGTGATGGATTCGGTGGCCGAGGAGTGGACCTCCGCCGGACTGAGCCGCCCGCGCGTGATGGTGGAGCCGGGCCGCAGCATCGTGGGCCGATCCGGGCTCACGGTGTACCGCGTGATCGGCACGAAGGACATCCCCGGCGTGCGCCGCTACGCCGCGGTGGACGGCGGCATGAGCGACCTCATGCGTCCCATGCTCTACGGCGCCACCTACGAGGCGCTCCTGCCCGCGCGCCCCGAGGCCGAGGCCACCGAGGTGCTGCGCCTGGTGGGCAAGCACTGCGAGAGCGGCGACGTGCTCATCCAGGAGGCCGAGCTGCCGCCCATCGGCCCGGGCGATCTGGTGTGCCTTCCCGCCACGGGCGCCTACGGTGTGGCCATGGCCAGCAACTACAACGGAGTCACGCGCCCCGCCGTGGTGTTCGTCGATGATGGCGAGGCCACTCTGGTGGTGCGCCGCGAGACCTACGCCGAGCTGGTGGCGAGGGACCTGTGA